A genomic window from Gossypium hirsutum isolate 1008001.06 chromosome D12, Gossypium_hirsutum_v2.1, whole genome shotgun sequence includes:
- the LOC107945081 gene encoding acetylserotonin O-methyltransferase: MIYCSYIMELQQRLCPSRFRFGVFQVFKERSTEMGDIKVRGKKEDEDEKAEVEIWNYVFGHVKIAVVKCAIELGIADAIDKHGSPMTLSQLTTTLKCQPSRLYRIMRFLVHYQIFKEEPITKDSIGFALTPLSRRLSRHGERSMAAMILLQSSPVTLAPWHSLSARVLDSGNSPFETAHGKDVWSYAEENSGHSKLIDEAMACDARVAVRAIIEGCPQVFDGIKSLVDVGGGNGTALSMLVKAFPWIHGIDFDLPRVVAVAPKVDGIEYVGGDMFECVPKADAAFFMWVLHDWGDEECIQILKKCREAIPQDKGKVIIVESVLEEDENDKLEFVGLMLDMVMMTHTNKGKERTLKEWTYVLGQAGFTRIDVKPIHAVQSVIEAYI; the protein is encoded by the exons ATGATTTATTGCTCCTATATAATGGAGCTTCAACAAAGGCTTTGTCCATCAAGATTTCGGTTTGGGGTTTTCCAAGTGTTCAAAGAGAGAAGCACTGAGATGGGAGATATaaaagtgagaggaaagaaagaagatgaagatgagAAAGCAGAAGTAGAGATTTGGAATTATGTATTTGGTCATGTTAAGATAGCAGTAGTTAAATGTGCCATTGAGCTTGGGATTGCTGATGCAATTGACAAGCATGGAAGCCCCATGACACTCTCTCAGCTAACCACTACCCTCAAGTGTCAACCATCTCGTCTTTATCGTATTATGAGGTTCTTGGTCCACTACCAAATATTCAAAGAGGAGCCCATAACTAAAGATTCCATTGGTTTTGCACTGACGCCTTTGTCTCGTCGATTGAGTCGACATGGCGAAAGGAGCATGGCGGCTATGATTCTACTACAGAGCAGTCCTGTTACGTTAGCACCATGGCATAGTCTAAGTGCTCGTGTCCTTGACAGTGGGAATTCACCTTTTGAGACAGCACACGGAAAGGATGTATGGAGCTATGCAGAGGAGAACTCTGGACATAGCAAACTCATAGACGAAGCAATGGCTTGTGATGCTAGAGTGGCAGTGCGAGCCATAATCGAAGGATGTCCTCAAGTGTTTGATGGCATTAAAAGTTTGGTTGATGTTGGTGGAGGCAATGGGACTGCTTTATCTATGTTGGTAAAGGCATTCCCTTGGATTCATGGCATCGACTTCGATCTTCCCCGTGTTGTTGCCGTTGCCCCAAAAGTCGATGGCATCGAATACGTTGGAGGGGACATGTTCGAGTGCGTCCCAAAGGCTGACGCTGCTTTCTTTATG TGGGTGTTGCATGACTGGGGTGATGAGGAATGCATACAAATCCTAAAGAAATGTAGAGAAGCCATCCCACAAGACAAAGGGAAGGTCATAATTGTTGAATCTGTgcttgaagaagatgaaaatgaCAAGCTAGAATTTGTGGGGTTGATGTTGGACATGGTGATGATGACACATACGAACAAAGGCAAAGAAAGGACCTTAAAGGAATGGACGTATGTTCTTGGACAGGCTGGATTCACCAGAATCGATGTAAAACCCATTCATGCTGTTCAATCTGTCATTGAAGCTTATATTTAG